The Streptomyces sp. DG1A-41 genomic sequence AAGGACGGCGACGTGATCACTCACGTCGCCGTCCTCACCGCGGTGTCAGAGGAAGCAGTGCGGGATGCCGTTGCATGCCATACGGCCAGGCTACCGACTGCCCCCGAACGTCACGACGAGCCGCCCGTCGGAGGCGAACGACCAGCGCAGGGCCCCGGCGTAGGAGGAGCAGCGTGAGCCGTTCGAGCCGGACCAGAACTGGTTCGAGCTGTCGGAGTCGCCGATGATCCGGTCGTTCGACCCGCTGTCGCACGAGGTGTTGTTCCGGAACACCGACGTGCTGCCCGAGTCGAAGTTGAAGTTGCGCTGCTCGTTGCCGATGCTCACGTTGTCCGAGACCTGCATCGGGCCGGTGTTGCGGTTGTAGGTGAACCCGTGCTTGCCGTTCTGGTAGGCGATGCTGCGCCGGACGATGTGGTTGACCCCTATGTCCTCGCCGCCGAGCTTGTAGCCGTTGCGGTCGCCGTTGCCGGCCTGGGAGCCGTCGCTGAGGGTGCCGTTGTCGTAGGCGAGGGAGTCCTCGATGGTCACCGCGCCGATGGGGCCGGTGTCCGTCTTGGTGTAGAGGTCGTAGCCGTCGTCGATGTTGTGGTGGGCGACGGTGTGGCGGAAGACGTTCCCGGGGCCGACGGTGAGCTTCGGGGCGAAGCCGTCGGCGTCCTCGCCGTCGGAGTCGACGTTGTCGTGCGATTCCGCGCTCAGGATGAGGTTGTGGGACGGCCACTGGTCCTTCGGCGTGCTGGAGAGCGCCCGGGAGAGCTGGAGCCCCGAGTCGCGGTTGAAGCGGGTCACCGTGCGCTCGATGACGTTGTTGCTGCCACTGACGAAGATGCCGTTGTCACCGGCCCGTTCGACGACGACGCCCTTGATGTGCCAGTACGACGCGTTGACGGCGAGGCCGCGGCCTGCCGGGTCCTCGCTCTGGGCGGAGAAGTTCAGCACGGGGGTCTCGCCCGGGTAGGCGAACAGTTCCGTGCGGTCGCCGGACGTGCCGTTGCGGCCCGCCGGGATGGTGACGGTCTGGGAGTGGCGGTAGGTGCCGCCGCGCAGGTAGATCGTGCCGCCGGCGGAGATGCGGCTGATCGCCGAGGTGAGCGTCGTCGGGTTCGACTCCGTGCCGGCCGCGCTGTCGGTGCCGCCCGGCGAGACGTACAGGACCGGGCCCGTGGGCTGCGGTTCGCCGCCGCTCGTCTCGACCTCGAGGTAGTCGATGTTGGGCAGGCCGCCGGAGGTGGTCGGGGCGAGGCGGACGGTGTTGCCGCCCGACCGCAGCGGCACGGTGAGCGTCTTGGTCGCCCAGGTGTTCCAGGCGCCGGTGCCCTCGAAGGACGCCGTGCCGGCCGCCGTGCCGTTGACCACGATGTTCGCGGTGCGCGCGGAGGTCGTGCCGTTGGCGAAGCGGACCTTCAGGGTCGCCGTGCCGGCGGCGGACGCGGTCACGGTGAACTGTGCGTAGCCGCCGGTTCCGTTGTCGCCGTTGCAGAACCCGGTGCCGGAGTATCCGGCCCAGTTCGAGTCGATGGTGCCGGCGCAGACCGCCGGCGACGTCTCGGCCTCGTACCGGGTGGTCGCCGCCTGTGCCGTGGTCCCGGACAGCGCGACGAGGCTGCCGGCCAGGAGGCCGACGGACGCGATCACTGGTCTCAGGTGCATCGTTCGTCTCCAAGGGTGGTGACGGTGGCGGAACCCGGCCGGGGTGAGCGCTTCTGAGGGAACGTAGAAGCTTGCCGTGGACGCGTCAATAGACCGGTACATGATTCCCATTCATATTCATGAACTCGCGAGCGTTCCCCCTCTTAACTTCGGCGGCTACTCTCCGCCCGTGAACGAACTGTCGGCCGGGTACCTGCCGGAGCTGACCGCCGGGCGGCTGCTGGGCTCCTGGCAGCTGGACGTTCCCGCCTTGCTGCTCGTCGTCGCCCTGGGCGGGCTCTACGGCTGGGGTGTCGCGCGGGTGCGCGGCCGGGGCGGCTCCTGGCCGTTCGCACGCCTCGCCGCGTTCGCCGTGCTCGGGACGGGCACGATCGTCGTGGCCACGATGTCCGGGCTGGCCGTCTACGACCATGAACTGTTCTGGCCCGCCGCCGTGCAGAACGTCGCTCTCGATCTGCTCGCGCCGCTGGGCCTCGCCCTCGGCGACCCGCTGCGCCTCGCGGTCGAGGCGCTGCCGGAGGGCGGCGCGGGCCGGGTGCGGCGGGTCATGACCGGCCGACTGGTCAGGACCCTGACGTTCCCCCTCGTCAGCACGGCCCTGGTGCTGGCCACGGAACTGACCGTCTACTTCACGCCGTACTTCGCCACCGCGCTGCGCGTCGGCTGGCTGCACGAGCTGATGTACCTGCACCTGCTGGCGGCCGGCTGCCTGTTCGTCCTGCCGGTGCTCACCCGCGAACAGGCCCTGCCCGCCTGGTGCACCCACCCCGTCCGAGCGGCCCTGGTCTTCCTGGACGGCATCGTCGACGCCCTCCCCGGGCTGGTCGTCATGACGCACGGCACCCTGATCGCGGGCGCCTGGTACCTGCACCACGCGCCGCCCTGGTCACCCGACGTCCACCACGACCAGCAGATCGGCGGCGGCGCCATGCTCGGCATCGCCGAACTGGCCGCCCTGCCCTTCCTGCTGGTGATCCTCGCCCAATGGGTCCGCGCCGAGCGCGACCAGACGGCGGCGCTTGACCGTCGGCTCGATGGTGAACTCGCCCCTCCCGCAAGCGGATTCGGGCGGGGCCCGGCTCCCGAACTGGTGCGGCCCTGGTGGGAGACGGAGGAGAGCGAGGTGGCGGCACGGGTGCGACGGCAGGGTCACGACGCCGGGCAGGCTGACCCGTACGGCGACCTATGACATCCTCGGCGCGACCTACGCCCGGACGCGGCGGCCCGACCCCCGGATCGCCGCGCGGATCCACGCCGCGCTCGGCGACGACGTCACGGACGTCCTCGACGCCGGAGCGGGCACCGGCTCGTACGAACCACCGCAGACGGTCCTCGCGGTCGAACCCAGCCGGATCATGCCGGACCAGCGGCCGCCGGTAGCCGCACCCGGCGTGCGGCCGACGCGGAACGCCTGCCGCTGCGCGACGGGGCCGTCGACGCCGTGATGGCGCTGCTGACCGTCCACCAGTGAGTGGTGTGCATCGTGAAATCGGAGGTCACGGGTCTGATGTGTGTGACGACGGGTGAGGCGTCGGCGGGACAGGGGCGACGAGGCATGGTGTCACTCCGAAAGGAGCGTGAACGTGACGTTTCTCATAGAGAAAATCCCAAGGCTGAGGGCAACTGCACCTTTCATCATGACTCGCTGTCTTCGGGCTGGTAATGGTCGGGCAATGGTCAGGTAATGGTCGGAATCCACCCACGGCGGGCGCCTGAGCTCCCCTTCGCGCGGCCTTACGATCAACCCCTGCCGCGCCGCGTGCCCCCACCACCGCGACGGCCTCTGGTCTTCTTCTCTTCCGCAGATAGAGGTCTCATGAAGTTTCGCCGTGCCCTGATGGCGGTCGCGACGACCGCTGCCGTCGCCCCTGCAGCGTTGGCAATGGCAACCGTGGCCTACGCCGATGACGGCTCGGCCTCGGCACCCCCCACCGCGAGTGCCAGCCCCTCCGCCACCGCGAGTGCCACGGCATCCGCGTCCGCGAGCGCCGCAGCTTCCGCGTCCGCGAGCGCGTCCGCATCCGTCGGTGCCTCGGCTCCGGTTGCCTCCCCCTCGGCAGTGCCGAGCAGCACGCCGTCCGTGGAGCCGACCGATCTCGCGTTCTGCGAAGCCCAGAACCCGAACTACAAGGCCACCCTTCGGATCGCGCTGAGCGGCCTGCCTGGCAAGATCGTGAGGGGCAGCGGTTGGCACCCGTTCAAGATGACGGTGACCAACCCGTCGAAGAACGCCATCAAGGACATCACTCTCGCCGCGGGCGTCGGTCCGCTGGAGAGCGACAACCCGTTCACGCTCAAGCAGGCCGTACTCCAGGCGTACGACCCGGACGCGAAGCAGTGGTTCAACGTCACGGACGACGGCAAGTACGCCCTCGGCTCCCTGGGCCCGGGGGACCTGCCCGGCAACACCTCGGTCGACCTCAGCTTCCGGCTGGACGTCACGGCCAAGGCCCCGGTCGGTAAGGCCCTCACCATCGGCCTGGGCGTCTACCCGGACACACAGAACAACTGCGAGGCGACGGGCTCCGCCGTCTACAAGGTCGACATCGTCAAGCCGGGTACCAAGACCACCGGCTCCAAGCCGGTTCCGCAGACCGGCGGCCAGGCCCCGCTGCCGTCCA encodes the following:
- a CDS encoding carbohydrate-binding protein, whose product is MHLRPVIASVGLLAGSLVALSGTTAQAATTRYEAETSPAVCAGTIDSNWAGYSGTGFCNGDNGTGGYAQFTVTASAAGTATLKVRFANGTTSARTANIVVNGTAAGTASFEGTGAWNTWATKTLTVPLRSGGNTVRLAPTTSGGLPNIDYLEVETSGGEPQPTGPVLYVSPGGTDSAAGTESNPTTLTSAISRISAGGTIYLRGGTYRHSQTVTIPAGRNGTSGDRTELFAYPGETPVLNFSAQSEDPAGRGLAVNASYWHIKGVVVERAGDNGIFVSGSNNVIERTVTRFNRDSGLQLSRALSSTPKDQWPSHNLILSAESHDNVDSDGEDADGFAPKLTVGPGNVFRHTVAHHNIDDGYDLYTKTDTGPIGAVTIEDSLAYDNGTLSDGSQAGNGDRNGYKLGGEDIGVNHIVRRSIAYQNGKHGFTYNRNTGPMQVSDNVSIGNEQRNFNFDSGSTSVFRNNTSCDSGSNDRIIGDSDSSNQFWSGSNGSRCSSYAGALRWSFASDGRLVVTFGGSR
- a CDS encoding LAETG motif-containing sortase-dependent surface protein codes for the protein MEPTDLAFCEAQNPNYKATLRIALSGLPGKIVRGSGWHPFKMTVTNPSKNAIKDITLAAGVGPLESDNPFTLKQAVLQAYDPDAKQWFNVTDDGKYALGSLGPGDLPGNTSVDLSFRLDVTAKAPVGKALTIGLGVYPDTQNNCEATGSAVYKVDIVKPGTKTTGSKPVPQTGGQAPLPSKAPAKSGTSHVVPVSDTTAAGKGSLAHTGASSALPLIAGIGGATVVVGAGAMLVVRRRKSGGAAA
- a CDS encoding cytochrome c oxidase assembly protein yields the protein MSAGYLPELTAGRLLGSWQLDVPALLLVVALGGLYGWGVARVRGRGGSWPFARLAAFAVLGTGTIVVATMSGLAVYDHELFWPAAVQNVALDLLAPLGLALGDPLRLAVEALPEGGAGRVRRVMTGRLVRTLTFPLVSTALVLATELTVYFTPYFATALRVGWLHELMYLHLLAAGCLFVLPVLTREQALPAWCTHPVRAALVFLDGIVDALPGLVVMTHGTLIAGAWYLHHAPPWSPDVHHDQQIGGGAMLGIAELAALPFLLVILAQWVRAERDQTAALDRRLDGELAPPASGFGRGPAPELVRPWWETEESEVAARVRRQGHDAGQADPYGDL